From the genome of Podospora bellae-mahoneyi strain CBS 112042 chromosome 2, whole genome shotgun sequence:
ACAATGATCTGGTATGGTGGAACAAGCGAGGTATTGAACTCGAAGAACATGGACGATGGTGCTTGCTGCGTGATGGTTAGTTTTGTCCTGTTCAGTTTGTGAAGATTATGAGAGGACAAGACATACAGGGACCTCGCGAACTagttccttctccttcttcttgatttccaacttcttcttctcggcctctgTTTTCCTCCTGTCATCGTTCTTGCCGATGACCCGCTTCATGCGGAACTCGCGAACTTTCTTTGCGACTGTTGTTATGTGGTTAGTGTCTGATGAGATGTGAAGGGTGAGTGGCGGACAGAAACTTACCACCCATATTGACGGTAAAGTCGCTGAATAATATTGGTATTATCTGTGAGATGTTTCAAACCACTCGGTGAGTCTGAACTATCGGGTTGTTCGTTTGATGGTGACGGCTTCGTTTCATGTAAGTGAATGAGTTTGCTGATCTTGAATTTTTTGAGAGGCCTGGCACGGACCAAGTTCGTCCCAGTCCCAATTGCAGCATGGTGGCGTGGCCCCGGCACGTTGCACAGCGGGCGCTGCGGCAATCCCAGACAGCTGGCAACCGACTGCCCACCTCAAGCCCAGGCTGTCTTTAATTAAGGTTTGGCGGCGTCCAGGAACAGGAGGAGCGTCCTGAAATCATCTTGGCCCTGAAATGCAAGAACTGCAGGGCGCTCGCGATGCAGTAGTTAGGTGCGTCTGCACTCAATATGCAGGTATCCGTCTGCTTTCCACCATGAGATGGTTTGTGAAGGACAGTATCTTTCTGACAAATATCATAGAAATAATAGCCTGATGGGCTGAGACGCCGCAGCGTTGAGATTTGCTGGATCAGCGTGCCTGCGTTTGCCAAGACCAAGAGTGGTCCGGGGGAGACGAACGGGGAAcatgggaggggggctgACGGTTTTTACGGGGGGCCACCAACACGAAGGAGGGTCTCCTTTTTCCCTATTGCTGGGCCTCCCTTTgtctctccatctctctgTGCTATTACCTAGCCCTCGCTCGTGTCGCTACACTACACTACATACATCAATTTACATTCTTGCCGTCGGCCGTTGACACGCGCGTCGCATCCCCTCGTTACCCATTTGTTTTGAGATAATTTTCCGCCGTGTGTCTCTCGGCCTGCCTGGAACTTGCTTCCGTCACCACTGAGACCTGGGCAACGCAGACTCAGCCCCGtccctccacaaccacccaCTCGGAGTCGATCCCTTCGTTGGTGGCTGCAGGCCTTGTCCGACAACAAAGTCCTCTTCTCCAGGTTGAACCCCGCCAGATACTCATTGCGACCTTGAATACTCGAACAGTTACCGTTCACGAGGGCCTCGACGACACATTTGCCGTAATGcggacatcatcaccactatCGCTGAGGCGCGCGCTTCTGCTGACGTCCTTCTTCGCTGCCGGAGTCTACgcccaacaaaacaacaacgacgacgaagacgaagcACAGACATCGCAAACACAAAACACACAGCCAACGCCCACAAACAACCGGCcatcgacctcctccgcgaATGCGCAAACGAGCCAAacatcttctcccaccaACGCTCCTCCCCCGCTGTCTTCCAGCACCCAATCCGAAGAAACactcccttccctccctcaaccgACCGCCGACTTGACCCTCACCGATCTCCcgaccctctcctcccgtcCCGACCTCAGCATCCCAActtacccccctcccgccatCCCGCCCACCCACAATGCTCCCTTCATGAACCACTCGACCCTCCCAGATGGCACCGTATTTATCGCCGTCGGCGCCATCCTGGCCGCCTTTGGCCTTGCCGTCCTCCTCTGGCGCGGCATCCTCgtctgcctcctccaccgcagcGTAGAACGCGCGGCCATGGCCCAGCACGCAGCAAACGACAAGTCGGCCGCCTCCTTCCCGGCTCCCCCGGCCCAATTCTACAAGTACCTCGAGCGGGAATCCAACGCCTCTCTTCCTGTTGCTGGCGCCAACTCGGGAACCAACAGCGGGATCGGCACCCGGCGCACCCACCGCGGTCCTACCCCCTCGGCCACCCCCTCGCAAACAAACCTGTTTTTTTCGCCTACGGCCGGCCACGGAGCGGCAAtgggtggcggcggtgccgGAGCGGGCTCCTCAAACCGCGACTCGAGGTTTTTACCCTCTGGGTTTTATGCCTCAGCATCACCCAACCCTGGTGGTGCGGGTGCggtaggtggtggtcatCAGCATGGAAACTCTATTAGTCTGTCTACCCTGCGACCGGCATCACGAGGAAGGGGGCAGATGATGGGGCCTAGTCCGCCCGAGTCCCCGTCTATCGATCCGagaatgggaggggggtttagCTCGAGCTCGCTGAACTTGAACAGGCCGCCTAGCGCGGGGGCGAGGGCGCCGAGTGCGTATTTGGATGACTTGTTGGATGATCAGCCGGGGTTGTTTCCTCCTGCTGGGGGGCAGCCTGGGCAGCAGGGGAGTGGGTATAATGGGGGGCagcagagggggaggttttAGGTTCTTTTGTCGTAGGGTTTTTATTCTGGCtttggggagatggaggtggtttAAAATGTTTATTTCTGGAGTTCTTGTGTAGTAGTAGTATGGACTTTTTTTTACATTGTTTagggatggcgggggggttggtggtttaCCTTTTTGGGGCGAGTGGCATAgcagccttttttttttttttttttttctcctctcttcttctttcatGGAAATTGTAGGAGGATGGATTCCTGAGGAGGGTgtattttttgttttttgtttatTACTATTGGAGCATCCAATTTATTGTTTTTCGCGATTTGGGTCAGAGAGAAGagaaccttttttttctttcttctgtGTCTTTGCTGAGGTGTAGTGGTGTGCTGTGTTAGTGTTGTGGACGATGAAGTTGCCAGAATATTGGGGGGTTATGGTTGCGACCTTGGTTgaattttttttgttgtatGTTGTTGTGTGGTGTTTTCATTCGTCCTGGAGTGAGCGGTGTTTATATCTTTTGTTCTTATGTGGGGGGAAAAAAGGGCTGTAAATATTCCCCTGATAGTTGAATCACAGGACCATACCAGACACACTTCATCCTTCCACTATCCCAACTTACACCAGGACCTGCTAGCCTCGTTTACCATCTCACacaattttttttaaaagccgGACGGATACTTGCAGTGACACTTGCAGTGACACTTGCACAAAAACCCGGACTCTTACATATGTACAGGACAAGTACCGGGCATACATGCAGCAGACAGGCAGATGGGGACATGGATCGGACGTAGTACACACAAACCGTCCTTTTCCACTCCCCGGACTTTGCCGAGCAGCTTCTCGGATCGTATTTCTGTTGTCGTGACACAAAGACTGGACATATTACTCCGGCTACAGCCACTCGTCAACATCCAAGCCACCCAGGtctccaaaacaaaaaacaaataTCGAAGCATCGCTGAATTTTTACACATTACTACTATCCACAATCGTATATTACCACCACATGTTTCCCTTTCCGCTGTTTACTGCTGCCCACTACCCAGTATATCCTCCCCCCTAATCCCGCTCCGCTCGCACATTCCCCTGAAaatccccccttccacctcccacaaccccctcggCGTCCCAATCTCCGCTATCCTCCCCttgtccatcaccacaatccTGTCATACCCCATAATCGTCCTCAACCGGTGCGCTATACACAACAACGTCTTCCCCTTGAACCCCTTTGCCATCGTAGCCTGGATTTTGTCGTCTGTTTCCATGTCCACTGACGAGGTGGCCTCGTCGCAGACAATGATCTGCGAACCACGGACCAGTGCCCTAGCCAGAGCCATCAACTGGCGTTGCCCAAGACTAAAGTTGAGACCGTCTTCTTCGACCGTGCTGTCGAGGTGGATTTTGGAAGACGAGGAATTATTCTCCCCCCGGTTGGCGGATGCTTcaggtgaggaaggggaaggggaagaggaaggggaaggggtgtcAGACACCAAATCGGCTTGACGCAAGGCACCCCAGAGTTCAAGGTCCGAGTGCTCGCCAaaggggtcgaggttggacCTGACTGTGCCCCGGAAGAGGGTCGGGTCTTGGGGGATGATTGCCAGCCGGGAGCGGAGGTCGTGGAGGCCAACGGTGGAAATGTCAACCCCGTCAATGGTTATTTTTCCAGACGAGATCTCGACAAGGCGGAAGAGGGTGGACATGATGGATGATTTGCCTGCCCCTGTCCGCCCGACGATACCGATGCGCTCGCCGCCTTTGATGTGCATTGATAAGCCCTGCAGGACAAGGGGGAGACCCTCGCGGTAGCGCATGTGAACATCGTCAAAGACGATCTCGCCGTGATGGGGCCATTCTTTGGGGAGTTCGATGGTCTTGAGGGGCGCTTCCTCGTCGAGCTCGGTACCGTAGTACAACAGGCGCTCGACCGCATTCATGCCGTTCTCGACTTCGGCGAGCTGGCGGACGGTGAATTGAATCATGCCTGCAATGCCGAGGATGTAGGACAGGACCAAACCGCCGATGGAAGGGGGCACGGAAAAGCGGGATGTGACGACCAAGATACCCGTTGTGAAGACGAGAAGGTTGCCGATTTGATCGAGCCGGATTGACAACCACCGCTGGTTGGAATAGGTCAAGAAGTAGGCCGAGTCCATGTCGTCAATGGCTTGACGCAAGTCGACAATGAACCTCTCCTTGAGACCGTAGGCGCGGATGCTGGCCACCCCGGAAAGACCTTCGCCAAACTTGGCAAAGACGTTGGACCGAAGGATAGACTCCAAACGCTTGACTTCTCTCGCCGAGGCTCGGTAGTAAGATGTAGCAAACAGGAAGAGAATAAACAACGGAACAAGGGCGATGACAAAGTAGTAAAAGAAGGCGATGATGAGACAAAACACCGAGATGATGGAGCCTATGCTGAAGAAGTACATGCGCATGGCATCAGTCAAGTTGTTGTCCATGACATCAACGTCTCTGCTGAATCGGTTCGTGATGCGGCCCAGGGGAGTAGTATCGAAGAAGGACATGGGCGCGCGCAGGACCCTGGTGATGGCGTTCTGGAGCATGACCTTGCTGGCTGTCGTTCCAAAGATGGATAGGGACACCATGAAGGCGAACATGAGCAGAGCCTGGACGGCACCCAGACCGGCATAGACACCAATGTATTGCCCTGTTGAGAGACTCCACTTGTCTGCTGTCCACCACGAGAGCCACAGACTGGTGACAATGTTGGCGCCCTGAGAGATGatcaggaggaagagaacgATAtagaggttgaagatggtgccGGAAGCCTTGATGTAAGACGTGTACACCGACCATGGCACGCTGGCCACCGCTCGCTCTTCGGCTTGCATGAGcgccttgcccttcttctttttcttctgtccACTGTCCCCGGGAACTGTTGCAGCAgcaccatcctccttcttctcttcaacGGCCGTGGTCTCCATCAACGTCCGGAAACCCTCCGAATTTTCCATGAGGTTTTTGAACGTGTCAACAGCCTGGATCTTGCCGGTCTCCATCCAGATGATTCTGTCGCAGCGGTTCAACACCCAGAGTTGATGTGTGGCCAAGATTCTGCACTTGTCCTTGAGAAGCCCACAGATGGCATTGTCGAAAATGTGTCTTCCAACATGAGCATCAACCGCGCTTAACGGATCGTCCATCAGAACGATGTCAGCGTTGAAGTAGATGGCGCGAGCAATGTTCAACCGTTGCTTTTGCCCGCCCGAGATTGTGATGCCTCTCTCGCCAATCTCAGTCAAGTCGTTGTTAGGCAGCATATCCAAATCCGGCTGCAGAGCACAAGCCTTGATGACATCGGAATACCACCCCTTGTCCATTTCCTTGCCGAACAGAATGTTCTCCTTGACCGTGGTATTTTGAATCCAAGCATACTGGGGGCAGAAAGCTCTGGACGCTCCCAAGACGACCTCACCGCTCGTCTTACGCATGTCGCCAGCCAACGCAGCAAGCAGAGATGTTTTGCCACTGCCAACAGTACCAATAACAGCGACGAGCTCATTCCGGCCAACTTCGAAGTTGAGATCTTGAAGTTTGAAGGGCTCCCGCTCTTCCACTAGAGTGCTCGCATCCTCGCTAGCATCTCCAGGCGTGGGCTTGGACTTGCTCTTGATGTTTGTCCCGACAGTCCCCTCGCTATCCTGGGTAGGTGTCCTTTCCCATGTGAAAGAAGCATCATGCATCTCAACCGCGTTCTCGATCTCCGGGTCAAActtggcctcctcttcccgctCCTCGGCCAGCATAAACTCCTGAATACGAGAAATCGACGACCAAGCATCCGTCACCTGGCCAATAACCATGGGCAACAGATTTAGTGGCATTCTCAGACCGTTGAACAGAGCCAACGACGAGAAGATTTCAGCAGGCGCCAGGTTGTGGTTGGTAAGCGAGTAGGTGATAAAGGCCAGCATGGAAGCAAAAATGGGCAGTGAAATGCTGATAGCCATGATGGCATTGCGAATCGAGAGAAGGACTTGAATGGCCGAGATCTCGCGGTTTCGAAAATCTCCCAGTCTCTGCAAAAACGAGCCCTCCCAGCCGAAGAATTTGACGAATCGAACCGACTGGAGGATTTCCTGCGTCAGACTGACTCTCTGGTCGGTAATCTTGTTGATGTCCTTTCTCCGCCTGAACAGGCTCCTGATGGCCCTGGTGAGGATGGGCATACCAACAACCAGCAAGGCAAAACCAGCCAGGGCGCTGTaggtgatgttgacgagAAGCAACGCAAGCGTGATAAGACATGACAAGGGAGCAGTCCAGATCATGTGGAACAAGCCACAGGCCTGATCAACCCTGTACGTGTCGACGctcatgatgttgatgatccTGCCATTTCCCCAACCTTCCCCATTAGCCCCAGCATCCtgtcccccctttccacccctcttatccttccccccctgcttcttcgccgccaccgcagcAGGAATATCCGGCAACCCAACCCCGCCCGCCTTCGCCCTCCCACTGACCACCATGCTCTTCTCATAGATCAGACTAATCAAGCTCGCCCTGGCCATCCCCCCGATAACCATGCCCCGGTAGATAAAATGGTTGATACAAAAACTCGACAACACCTGCATCCCCGTtaccccaacaaccaaccctaTCCCCGCCGCCAAATTTGGCTCCGGAAACTCCGGTACCCTATCCGCAAGCCAGGCGTCCTGCGCAAACTGGATGAGGTACCTCAGCGTGAACGGCGCCATGACCTGAAGGATAGTCGCCAACAGCTGGCACATACCGCCCAGCCAAAACTCCCAGGCGAACGTCTCGTGCATAGCCCACAACAGAGGGTATTTATCCCCTCTTTTGACCCTCTTCTCAAACGACTCCTTCATCCGCTCGGTGAGCGGTTCGACAGACCGGTCAGGGTTGACTTTGTAGATGTCTGTCGGCTGAAGAGGGCGTTTATAACCCGTGGTCATGAGGGGACCCATCCAGTGGAAGACGAGCTTGCTGAAGAAACCGGCCTTGTGTTCGGGAGAAACTACCCTCTCCTCTGGGATGGGCGGGATCTTGCCCCAGCGGAGGGGGTTAGGTTGCTTGTACCATGGCTTCTGAACTGGtaaaggggggttggtgagagcGGCCGAGTTCACGCTTGTGGCGTAGGATTTGGTGCGGTTGAGCTCGTTTCGTTCCTTGTTGTTCTCGTGGTCGTCATCGCTGCCGTTGCCCGTACCGCCGGCGATGGTACCAACGGCTTCGATGctatcatcgtcatcatcactacGTCTGAGCTGACGGGCGGCGGTTTGTTTTTCCTCCTTGATTTTTTCTGACGACTCCAAGCTTGACCGTGAGTAGATCCGAGCAAGAGGGTCTGGTGGTGGAATGGTGTGTTCTTCTTCGActtttggtggaggtggtgacctggagggtgaaggtggtgagcTTGCCATGGTTATGGCTGCCGTTGGCGGGCTCAGAAACGGGACGACTCAACGGCCGTGAGTAGTGGGATGGACCCTGAAGAAAGTCACCGGTGCGAGCCGAAAAAGGTGACCTGTTAAAACTATTATAGGATAGTGACGGCGGTGTCAAGAAGCACGCCACTGCACTAGCAGGATGCTAGCGTTTCGACAGTTGGGGGGTTACTGTGGAAATCCAACAGTCGTCGCGACCGAAATAGGTAGCTTgagggtttgtttgtttggagAGGTCGAAAATATGACGATGACACTTGGAAGctcggggaagggggaggggggtgtatCCACTCAATTATTGAACACGCCCAGGGCATTCATTCAAAAATAAATACGAGAGGGTGAGCAAAAAATGTCCAGGCAGTAGAAATTGTAGGAGCAATAGGTAGAATAGAGAAATAGGTTGCCAAAACTGGCAAGAGGTTCGACCTCGTTGTTGTCGGAGAGTTACGAGTGCAAAGGGTAGGTAGTGTAGAAAATTGATTAGAAAGCAAAAACAGGGGCTTAAAGTTCCCTGCTCTTGGCCTTCCCCCAGCgtcttttccctcttttttttttttttacttttttttatgtCCGTTCCATGTCCCGATTCCCGATTCTTTACGATGGAGGACAACGACCAAACCAGAGTTGGATCGAGCTAGCGAAGAGCGGCAAGTCGCATATGACATGATGACCTGCGAAGACAGTCGGCACACGGCAAGTCCCAAGCACCGACTTCCCCATTTGCCATGCTTTGCCGCGCATTAGTCTCCTTTTACTATCCCCTACGATTTTGTAATCGGAGATATCGGTGGCTTTTTCCATCCCCCTTGTTCTTGTGTCCACCGCCTATTCTTTTCCGCCTTTTCCATCACGTCAGCAGACAAAGGAGAACACGCGTTATGACCACCGGGCATTGGGAAAGCTCTTATCTGAATAAATTGGCCATGTCAGTTTTATGGAAGGGCTTCAGTTGCACAGCAGGCTATATAAGTCACTACACATGGGGCCGCCGGCATGCGGGCCTCGATAATGCAAGCGGCTTAGGTTGGAGTGATTGGACGAGTCGAGGACGAGCTGTTTCCGGGTGGGTAGCATCGGTACCGTGACGGCACCGGCAGTCGATGACTTATCCCCGGACATTGAGCACTATCAGATGGAAAATAGGACAGAGCTGCCAGCAATGTCTAGAGTATACAGTTCCCTGTGTCACCTTTCCCGTTAGAGACCAAGACTGCGATGTCATGTCACTCATACAGTACAATTTGTTCTAGA
Proteins encoded in this window:
- the YOR1 gene encoding ATP-binding cassette transporter yor1 (EggNog:ENOG503NVEH; COG:Q), whose amino-acid sequence is MASSPPSPSRSPPPPKVEEEHTIPPPDPLARIYSRSSLESSEKIKEEKQTAARQLRRSDDDDDSIEAVGTIAGGTGNGSDDDHENNKERNELNRTKSYATSVNSAALTNPPLPVQKPWYKQPNPLRWGKIPPIPEERVVSPEHKAGFFSKLVFHWMGPLMTTGYKRPLQPTDIYKVNPDRSVEPLTERMKESFEKRVKRGDKYPLLWAMHETFAWEFWLGGMCQLLATILQVMAPFTLRYLIQFAQDAWLADRVPEFPEPNLAAGIGLVVGVTGMQVLSSFCINHFIYRGMVIGGMARASLISLIYEKSMVVSGRAKAGGVGLPDIPAAVAAKKQGGKDKRGGKGGQDAGANGEGWGNGRIINIMSVDTYRVDQACGLFHMIWTAPLSCLITLALLLVNITYSALAGFALLVVGMPILTRAIRSLFRRRKDINKITDQRVSLTQEILQSVRFVKFFGWEGSFLQRLGDFRNREISAIQVLLSIRNAIMAISISLPIFASMLAFITYSLTNHNLAPAEIFSSLALFNGLRMPLNLLPMVIGQVTDAWSSISRIQEFMLAEEREEEAKFDPEIENAVEMHDASFTWERTPTQDSEGTVGTNIKSKSKPTPGDASEDASTLVEEREPFKLQDLNFEVGRNELVAVIGTVGSGKTSLLAALAGDMRKTSGEVVLGASRAFCPQYAWIQNTTVKENILFGKEMDKGWYSDVIKACALQPDLDMLPNNDLTEIGERGITISGGQKQRLNIARAIYFNADIVLMDDPLSAVDAHVGRHIFDNAICGLLKDKCRILATHQLWVLNRCDRIIWMETGKIQAVDTFKNLMENSEGFRTLMETTAVEEKKEDGAAATVPGDSGQKKKKKGKALMQAEERAVASVPWSVYTSYIKASGTIFNLYIVLFLLIISQGANIVTSLWLSWWTADKWSLSTGQYIGVYAGLGAVQALLMFAFMVSLSIFGTTASKVMLQNAITRVLRAPMSFFDTTPLGRITNRFSRDVDVMDNNLTDAMRMYFFSIGSIISVFCLIIAFFYYFVIALVPLFILFLFATSYYRASAREVKRLESILRSNVFAKFGEGLSGVASIRAYGLKERFIVDLRQAIDDMDSAYFLTYSNQRWLSIRLDQIGNLLVFTTGILVVTSRFSVPPSIGGLVLSYILGIAGMIQFTVRQLAEVENGMNAVERLLYYGTELDEEAPLKTIELPKEWPHHGEIVFDDVHMRYREGLPLVLQGLSMHIKGGERIGIVGRTGAGKSSIMSTLFRLVEISSGKITIDGVDISTVGLHDLRSRLAIIPQDPTLFRGTVRSNLDPFGEHSDLELWGALRQADLVSDTPSPSSSPSPSSPEASANRGENNSSSSKIHLDSTVEEDGLNFSLGQRQLMALARALVRGSQIIVCDEATSSVDMETDDKIQATMAKGFKGKTLLCIAHRLRTIMGYDRIVVMDKGRIAEIGTPRGLWEVEGGIFRGMCERSGIRGEDILGSGQQ
- a CDS encoding hypothetical protein (EggNog:ENOG503P3KW), which produces MRTSSPLSLRRALLLTSFFAAGVYAQQNNNDDEDEAQTSQTQNTQPTPTNNRPSTSSANAQTSQTSSPTNAPPPLSSSTQSEETLPSLPQPTADLTLTDLPTLSSRPDLSIPTYPPPAIPPTHNAPFMNHSTLPDGTVFIAVGAILAAFGLAVLLWRGILVCLLHRSVERAAMAQHAANDKSAASFPAPPAQFYKYLERESNASLPVAGANSGTNSGIGTRRTHRGPTPSATPSQTNLFFSPTAGHGAAMGGGGAGAGSSNRDSRFLPSGFYASASPNPGGAGAVGGGHQHGNSISLSTLRPASRGRGQMMGPSPPESPSIDPRMGGGFSSSSLNLNRPPSAGARAPSAYLDDLLDDQPGLFPPAGGQPGQQGSGYNGGQQRGRF